One genomic window of uncultured delta proteobacterium includes the following:
- the cpdA gene encoding 3',5'-cyclic adenosine monophosphate phosphodiesterase CpdA has product MLVIQISDLHVAANRGLAFNVADGAALLEKTVDHLTALPQKPDCVVVSGDIAVNGTPGGYAIVAEQFARFDVPVFVLPGNHDNRENLLAALGRYCPADPKMAPYLCYTREEFPVRLVFADGTRPGSHSGHLDEQVAEWLQTVFCEKTDTPTLLFTHHPPFLSALGVMDEPYENAGAFGAILDENPQVRLCCGHLHRSMATLWHGVMAMTAPPLALHIVADFSPQGGDAFTDGTPAYLAHHLYEGRVNTHVCQVPGTFAYKGPYSFAKPPKLS; this is encoded by the coding sequence ATGCTTGTCATCCAGATTTCCGACCTGCACGTCGCCGCGAACAGGGGCCTGGCCTTCAACGTGGCTGACGGCGCCGCCCTGCTGGAAAAAACCGTGGACCACCTTACAGCCCTGCCGCAAAAACCGGACTGCGTCGTGGTTTCCGGCGATATCGCCGTGAACGGCACGCCCGGAGGGTACGCGATCGTGGCGGAACAGTTCGCGCGGTTCGACGTGCCGGTGTTCGTGCTGCCCGGCAACCACGACAACCGGGAAAACCTGCTCGCCGCGCTCGGGCGCTATTGCCCCGCGGACCCCAAGATGGCCCCGTACCTCTGTTACACGCGGGAGGAATTTCCGGTGCGCCTGGTGTTCGCGGACGGCACCCGGCCCGGCTCGCATTCCGGGCACCTGGACGAACAGGTCGCGGAATGGCTGCAAACCGTCTTCTGCGAGAAGACCGATACCCCGACGCTGCTCTTCACCCACCACCCGCCGTTTCTCTCCGCGCTCGGCGTAATGGACGAGCCGTATGAAAACGCGGGCGCATTCGGGGCGATCCTGGACGAGAACCCCCAGGTCCGGCTGTGCTGCGGCCACCTGCACCGGTCCATGGCCACCCTGTGGCACGGGGTCATGGCCATGACCGCGCCGCCGCTCGCCCTGCATATCGTGGCGGATTTCTCCCCGCAGGGCGGGGACGCCTTTACGGACGGCACCCCGGCCTACCTCGCGCACCATCTGTATGAAGGCCGGGTGAACACCCACGTTTGCCAGGTTCCGGGAACATTCGCCTACAAAGGCCCCTACTCGTTTGCCAAGCCGCCAAAACTCTCCTGA
- a CDS encoding hypothetical protein (Evidence 5 : No homology to any previously reported sequences), translating to MRFRGNDGLTYVTCGTSIFLPERHPRAGGDPVLLDSVSSLRPAVRGPDFLRQRPAKKYLT from the coding sequence TTGCGCTTTCGCGGAAATGACGGATTGACTTACGTGACTTGTGGCACAAGCATTTTTTTACCCGAGCGTCATCCCCGCGCAGGCGGGGATCCAGTGCTTTTGGACTCTGTCAGCAGTCTGAGGCCCGCCGTGCGCGGGCCTGATTTTTTGCGGCAACGCCCGGCCAAAAAATACTTGACATAA
- a CDS encoding Toxin-antitoxin system, antitoxin component, ArsR family has translation MKREYIAELPEGMLPTAAIFSALGDPVRQRILMLFEPGEALSIKDIAELFALSRTAVVHHLIVLERAGILAQRRAGKATLYSLRPEVVLEAVTAVRDYILEEFPGAAGGK, from the coding sequence ATGAAGCGCGAATATATTGCCGAATTACCGGAAGGCATGCTCCCCACGGCAGCGATCTTTTCCGCGTTGGGCGATCCCGTCCGGCAGCGGATCCTGATGTTGTTCGAGCCGGGCGAAGCCCTTTCCATTAAAGATATCGCCGAGCTTTTCGCGCTGAGCCGCACGGCCGTCGTGCATCATCTGATCGTTCTGGAACGGGCGGGCATTCTCGCCCAGCGCCGCGCCGGCAAGGCGACCCTGTATTCCCTGCGGCCGGAGGTCGTGCTGGAAGCGGTCACCGCCGTGCGCGACTATATCCTTGAGGAATTTCCCGGAGCCGCCGGAGGCAAGTAA